From the Malus domestica chromosome 17, GDT2T_hap1 genome, one window contains:
- the LOC103432171 gene encoding 7-deoxyloganetin glucosyltransferase-like has protein sequence MEIGEKKHECLEWLNDKAPNSVVYVNFGSIMVMPSEQLVEFGWGLANSKVSFFWVIRPDLVVGKSAILPPEFVGETKGGSLIASWCPQEQVLNHPSVGGFLTHNGWNSTMESASAGVPMRCWLFFAVHQQTNCHCTCKQWGIDMEIDKNVKRDDVEKLVRELMEGEKGTRMKNKAMEWKNLAEQATGPHGSSSANLRKISESIQFKKI, from the coding sequence ATGGAGATTGGAGAGAAGAAACATGAGTGCCTCGAATGGCTGAACGATAAGGCTCCAAACTCAGTTGTTTATGTGAATTTCGGCAGCATAATGGTCATGCCCTCGGAACAACTTGTGGAATTTGGTTGGGGACTAGCAAATAGCAAGGTTTCTTTCTTCTGGGTAATTAGACCTGACTTGGTAGTTGGTAAATCAGCAATTTTGCCACCCGAGTTTGTGGGTGAAACTAAGGGAGGAAGTCTAATAGCGAGTTGGTGCCCTCAAGAGCAAGTCCTTAACCATCCATCAGTTGGAGGATTTTTGACACACAATGGTTGGAATTCGACAATGGAAAGTGCGTCTGCAGGAGTGCCTATGCGGTGTTGGCTATTCTTTGCTGTTCATCAGCAAACAAACTGTCACTGTACTTGCAAACAATGGGGCATTGATATGGAGATTGATAAAAATGTAAAGAGAGATGATGTTGAGAAGCTTGTTAGAGAGTTAATGGAGGGAGAGAAGGGTACGCGTATGAAGAATAAGGCCATGGAGTGGAAAAATTTGGCAGAGCAAGCCACTGGTCCACACGGTTCTTCATCTGCAAACTTAAGAAAAATTAGTGAATCGATTCAGTTTAAAAAGATCTAG
- the LOC103405101 gene encoding 7-deoxyloganetin glucosyltransferase-like, translated as MYTKEVPKKPHAVCIPVPAQGHIKAMLKFSKLLHHRGFHITFVNTVFIHKRFLRSIGPNSLDGLPDFRFEAIPDGLPDSDEDSTQDVTLLADSVRKQNFLAPFRALLKKLDNDAISTTNNPPVTCIISDGSMSIFTITAAEEIGVPIVLFYTIAACSFMGCLQFRSLVEKGLVPLKDESCLTNGYLDKVIDWIPGVKDIRLKDLPTFLRTTNPEDIFFNFVMESTDRAHEASAVILHTFDALERDVLDALSSMLPRVYTIGPLQLHLNQIPEHHLNIGYSLWKEDTECLEWLNSKAPNSVVYVNFGSIAVMTPEHLVEFAWGLANSKLPFFWVIRPDLVIGESAILPPEYVAETKQRSLIANWCPQELVLNHPSVGGFLTHSGWNSTIESLTAGVPMLCWPFFADQQMDCRYTCKEWGIGLEINNDVKRDEVERLVIELVEGEKAKKMKNKVMEWKKLAEEATSPHGSSSKNFDNLVNCVLLRKS; from the exons ATGTATACCAAAGAAGTACCTAAAAAGCCTCATGCTGTTTGTATTCCAGTTCCAGCTCAAGGCCATATCAAGGCCATGCTTAAATTCTCAAAGCTCCTCCACCACAGAGGTTTTCATATCACCTTTGTCAACACAGTGTTCATCCACAAGCGCTTTCTTAGATCTATTGGCCCCAACTCCCTTGACGGCTTGCCTGATTTTCGGTTTGAAGCCATCCCAGATGGCCTTCCTGATTCAGATGAAGATAGCACCCAAGATGTCACCTTGCTCGCTGACTCTGTCAGAAAACAGAATTTCTTGGCTCCCTTTCGTGCCCTCCTCAAAAAACTCGACAATGATGCCATATCAACAACCAACAATCCTCCAGTGACTTGCATAATTTCAGATGGTTCCATGTCCATATTCACAATAACAGCTGCTGAAGAAATTGGAGTCCCTATAGTACTGTTTTACACTATTGCTGCATGCAGCTTCATGGGCTGTTTACAATTTCGTTCTTTGGTCGAAAAAGGACTTGTACCACTCAAAG ATGAGAGTTGTTTGACAAATGGCTATTTGGACAAGGTTATCGATTGGATTCCAGGAGTGAAGGATATCCGTTTGAAGGATCTCCCAACCTTCCTTCGAACCACAAATCCTGAGGACATATTTTTCAACTTCGTGATGGAATCAACAGATAGAGCGCATGAAGCTTCAGCAGTTATTCTTCATACTTTTGATGCCTTGGAGCGAGATGTTTTGGATGCTCTCTCATCTATGCTTCCACGGGTTTATACCATTGGCCCTCTTCAATTACATCTCAATCAGATACCTGAACACCACTTGAATATTGGATACAGTCTATGGAAAGAAGATACTGAATGCCTCGAGTGGCTAAACAGTAAGGCGCCAAATTCAGTTGTGTATGTGAATTTTGGCAGTATAGCAGTCATGACACCTGAACATCTAGTCGAGTTTGCATGGGGACTAGCAAACAGCAAGCTGCCTTTCTTCTGGGTAATTAGACCCGATTTGGTGATTGGTGAATCAGCGATTTTGCCACCTGAGTATGTGgctgaaacaaaacaaagaagttTAATAGCAAATTGGTGCCCACAAGAGCTTGTCCTTAACCATCCATCAGTTGGAGGATTTTTAACACACAGCGGTTGGAATTCAACTATTGAGAGCCTGACTGCAGGAGTGCCTATGCTCTGTTGGCCATTCTTTGCCGACCAGCAAATGGACTGCCGTTATACTTGCAAGGAATGGGGCATTGGCTTGGAAATCAATAATGATGTGAAGAGGGACGAAGTAGAGAGGCTTGTTATAGAGTTAGTGGAGGGGGAGAAGGCTAAGAAGATGAAAAATAAGGTGATGGAGTGGAAGAAACTTGCAGAAGAAGCTACTAGTCCTCACGGTTCTTCATCCAAGAACTTCGACAATTTAGTGAATTGTGTGCTATTAAGGAAAAGCTAG